In Paenibacillus guangzhouensis, a single window of DNA contains:
- a CDS encoding DUF2306 domain-containing protein, which yields MEERKIQFRWKLIVFLTLGAAAFAVAPYVLFDPGQSRVELNASFPLHYPLLLVHIFASLLALVVGWLQFIPWLRGRRPELHRIVGRFYLGFVLIGSLTGLVVGMYTSSYIRQMAFLTLVVLWLFTGWKGYASARQRKFAAHGVWMTRNYAVTLVAATARLVTPLCIVIYLAGHQDLPFEGIEAILNHVLEVNIWVGLVVNIVIAEWLIIHRILKK from the coding sequence GTGGAGGAACGGAAAATCCAATTCAGATGGAAATTGATCGTCTTTCTTACGTTAGGTGCCGCTGCTTTTGCCGTAGCACCTTATGTTTTATTTGATCCTGGGCAGAGCCGAGTGGAGCTTAATGCTTCGTTTCCGCTTCATTATCCTTTGCTGCTCGTTCATATCTTCGCATCGCTTCTTGCCCTTGTGGTAGGCTGGCTGCAGTTCATCCCTTGGCTACGAGGCAGAAGGCCGGAGCTGCATCGGATCGTGGGGCGATTTTATCTTGGGTTTGTCCTGATCGGTAGCCTTACCGGGCTGGTGGTTGGCATGTATACGTCGAGTTACATTCGACAGATGGCCTTTTTGACTTTAGTGGTTTTATGGCTGTTTACTGGGTGGAAGGGATACGCGTCAGCGAGGCAGCGAAAGTTCGCAGCTCACGGCGTATGGATGACGCGCAACTATGCCGTGACCCTCGTTGCTGCAACGGCGCGGCTCGTTACCCCGCTATGCATCGTCATCTATCTGGCAGGACATCAGGACTTGCCGTTCGAAGGGATCGAAGCCATTCTGAATCACGTGCTGGAGGTCAATATTTGGGTAGGGTTAGTGGTCAATATCGTGATTGCGGAGTGGTTAATCATTCATCGGATCTTGAAAAAGTAA
- a CDS encoding NAD(P)-dependent oxidoreductase — protein MKMAVFGATGGTGRQVVMQALALGHEVTAIVRNPDKVGIRHDRLEIVRGDVLDLPSFSRSIAGQDAVLSALGVNHRKPTTVYSEGTENIAKAMYASGVRRLICLSSAGLAIPPDTPILQRLVIQLVIQRMYKHPYEDMDRMEASVRRSGLNWTVIRPPRLTNGAKTGIYRTAANHHLPKAQGISREDLADFMLRSVSDASLRQTIVEIAY, from the coding sequence ATGAAAATGGCTGTATTCGGCGCGACAGGCGGTACGGGGCGGCAAGTGGTGATGCAAGCACTTGCGCTTGGACACGAAGTGACTGCCATCGTACGCAATCCAGACAAGGTTGGCATACGTCATGATCGTCTGGAGATCGTGCGAGGAGATGTCCTGGACTTACCATCCTTCAGCCGATCGATCGCTGGGCAAGATGCGGTTCTATCCGCGCTTGGCGTCAATCATCGCAAGCCGACGACCGTGTATTCGGAGGGGACGGAAAATATTGCAAAGGCCATGTATGCTTCAGGGGTAAGGCGGTTGATCTGCCTTTCCTCAGCGGGCTTGGCCATTCCCCCCGATACGCCGATCCTACAAAGGTTGGTGATTCAACTCGTGATCCAACGAATGTACAAACACCCCTACGAGGATATGGATCGGATGGAAGCGTCGGTTCGACGATCCGGGCTGAATTGGACCGTTATTCGTCCGCCGCGGTTGACGAACGGAGCGAAGACAGGCATATACCGGACGGCAGCGAATCATCACCTTCCGAAGGCGCAAGGCATCTCGCGCGAAGATTTGGCAGACTTCATGTTGCGATCCGTTTCTGACGCATCGTTAAGGCAGACCATCGTTGAAATAGCTTATTAG
- a CDS encoding SGNH/GDSL hydrolase family protein: MEPNVNPQWVKLVQSQHPEKMLSFVQQIDEGVLAALYGMDLATYRRVREALSQQVNVAAQQLLEDPAFVDRVDHLPFKQGETVVGLGESTTDDLVSWFEILRKLLELRRPQDAIRLINEGISGHTTAHVLGRMNGVMARQPDWILCMIGANDVMRISSAATKTLVSLEETARNIEEIRRIAAARSQSAWIWITPPTCDEERMAAYPYFQMGQLSWRNEDIIKVGERIRSMPELVIDIQASFGQSAMANFLGIDGLHPTIDGHKAIVRWVVEGLTGGNDR, encoded by the coding sequence GTGGAACCTAACGTAAACCCGCAATGGGTAAAACTTGTCCAAAGCCAGCATCCCGAGAAAATGTTAAGTTTTGTTCAACAGATAGATGAGGGAGTCCTAGCAGCTCTATATGGTATGGACCTGGCAACGTATCGACGTGTACGAGAGGCCTTGTCACAACAGGTAAACGTGGCAGCACAGCAGCTGCTGGAAGACCCGGCCTTTGTCGATCGGGTGGATCACCTTCCATTCAAGCAGGGGGAGACGGTGGTCGGACTAGGGGAGAGCACGACCGATGATTTGGTGTCATGGTTCGAAATTCTTAGGAAGCTGCTCGAGCTGCGGAGACCACAAGATGCTATCCGTCTAATCAATGAGGGTATCTCCGGCCATACGACAGCTCACGTGCTAGGACGAATGAACGGCGTGATGGCAAGACAGCCGGATTGGATTCTCTGTATGATCGGGGCGAACGATGTGATGCGCATAAGTTCTGCGGCAACCAAAACACTTGTTAGCTTGGAGGAAACCGCTCGCAACATCGAAGAAATTCGTCGCATTGCCGCAGCACGATCTCAATCGGCATGGATCTGGATCACACCGCCGACATGTGATGAAGAACGAATGGCTGCCTATCCCTACTTCCAGATGGGTCAGCTCAGCTGGCGCAACGAAGACATCATCAAGGTTGGTGAACGGATTCGCAGCATGCCGGAGCTCGTCATTGATATACAAGCGAGCTTCGGGCAATCGGCGATGGCGAATTTCCTGGGCATAGATGGACTTCATCCAACAATCGATGGACACAAGGCTATCGTGCGCTGGGTAGTGGAAGGCCTGACCGGAGGAAACGATCGATGA
- a CDS encoding DUF6220 domain-containing protein: protein MQIWNFLFKLLAWGFLACIVAQVFIAGLASFSDAANWAVHKSFVQMFALVPLIMFLLTFVGGMKGHKRWISLGLFALIVMQFLTVQVFSSTFVVAALHPVIALLLFWGAVITVRRAS, encoded by the coding sequence ATGCAGATATGGAACTTCTTGTTCAAACTGTTAGCATGGGGGTTTCTTGCTTGTATCGTGGCGCAAGTATTTATCGCCGGATTGGCTTCGTTCTCCGATGCGGCGAATTGGGCTGTGCACAAATCATTCGTGCAGATGTTTGCTCTCGTTCCGTTGATCATGTTCTTGCTTACATTTGTGGGTGGAATGAAGGGGCACAAGCGCTGGATCAGTCTTGGATTATTTGCGCTAATCGTGATGCAGTTCTTGACGGTGCAAGTCTTCTCGTCCACTTTCGTGGTGGCGGCGCTTCACCCAGTCATTGCCTTACTATTGTTCTGGGGTGCGGTTATTACCGTAAGAAGAGCGTCTTGA
- a CDS encoding response regulator transcription factor, with translation MRNRGTVLIVDDDQEIVELMKDFLEDEQFETVEAYNAKQALEALERTRIDCILLDVMMPGQSGLELCRQIRKTQDTPILFLSARGEDVDKIRGLSIGGDDYIVKSATPEEVVARIKAVLRRYGKNEKNPKLEQHFGRLVLDVLAHEARVDGMPVPMTPKEFDILRLLAEYPRQVFTYEQLLQRFWEGIGDKHTVTVHIGRIREKIEEDPRKPTLIANVWGVGYRFEGVRQ, from the coding sequence ATGAGGAATCGAGGTACGGTATTAATCGTTGATGATGATCAAGAAATTGTGGAGTTAATGAAGGATTTTCTCGAAGACGAGCAATTCGAGACGGTCGAAGCGTATAACGCGAAGCAAGCGCTTGAAGCATTGGAACGTACGCGCATCGACTGTATTCTATTGGATGTCATGATGCCCGGCCAGAGTGGGCTTGAGCTGTGCAGACAAATTCGGAAAACGCAGGATACGCCCATCCTATTTCTTAGCGCACGAGGCGAGGACGTGGATAAAATTCGCGGACTCAGCATAGGCGGTGACGATTACATCGTCAAATCCGCTACGCCTGAAGAGGTGGTCGCACGGATCAAGGCCGTTCTGCGCCGCTACGGTAAGAACGAGAAGAATCCTAAGCTCGAGCAACACTTCGGCAGACTCGTGCTGGATGTCCTCGCGCATGAAGCCAGAGTTGATGGCATGCCTGTGCCGATGACACCCAAGGAATTTGACATCCTTCGCTTATTGGCGGAATATCCGCGTCAGGTGTTCACTTACGAGCAGCTGCTGCAGCGGTTCTGGGAAGGAATCGGAGACAAACACACCGTGACCGTCCATATCGGAAGAATTCGCGAGAAGATTGAGGAAGATCCGAGAAAACCAACACTCATCGCTAATGTGTGGGGCGTAGGTTACCGGTTCGAAGGGGTGCGACAATGA
- a CDS encoding sensor histidine kinase, which produces MGRRLPVRRGATMKPLRIRKWMLIGMLIILILPRLFYEIPSLWPHLVGNPSTLAQQQSAINTLVRKISDTNIANWHDPDWQSKVNAELSSSHVGFILRDASDQEIIHAVPNGSETIPSREVSFVEGGHFLGKASFYIPKETSVWGTLLAIIAGLFAILFIGWQMGRVVVKPLESMSAAARRIAGGDLEFQLPKSTVMEVSDVRNAFQAMGKGLQESLIRQSELEEERRFFISSIAHDLRTPLFALRGFLTRLERGLISQPEKALRYAAICSKKADHLERLVSDLFAYSQLTSLNLIQRFEPLVIDALFDDIVAEYRPAAKEREIKMVCDLSAKGGFVHGDAHMLHRAIGNLIDNALRYTPCNGTITVCLYVDETRIHFTVEDTGPGIPDGVLPHIFEAFYRGEESRNPAYGGTGLGLTIAQRILRAHHGDLSARNRSLTGGGIFSGWLPLNTQPPIESD; this is translated from the coding sequence GTGGGGCGTAGGTTACCGGTTCGAAGGGGTGCGACAATGAAGCCGCTGCGCATACGTAAATGGATGTTGATAGGTATGCTTATCATTCTCATTCTCCCGCGACTGTTCTATGAAATTCCTAGTCTATGGCCTCACCTTGTCGGGAATCCCTCCACGCTTGCACAGCAGCAGTCAGCCATAAATACCTTGGTACGTAAGATTAGCGATACGAACATCGCTAATTGGCATGATCCAGACTGGCAATCCAAAGTAAATGCAGAGCTATCCTCCTCCCACGTCGGATTCATCCTGCGCGATGCGTCCGACCAAGAAATCATTCATGCGGTCCCGAACGGATCAGAGACCATCCCGTCTCGGGAAGTCAGCTTCGTTGAGGGGGGTCATTTCCTTGGAAAAGCCTCCTTCTACATCCCCAAGGAGACAAGCGTCTGGGGGACTCTACTAGCCATCATCGCCGGATTATTCGCCATCTTATTTATTGGCTGGCAAATGGGCCGTGTAGTCGTGAAGCCATTGGAGTCAATGAGTGCAGCAGCGCGACGCATCGCTGGCGGCGACCTCGAGTTTCAGCTTCCTAAGTCTACCGTCATGGAAGTATCGGATGTCCGCAACGCCTTCCAAGCCATGGGCAAGGGGCTGCAAGAATCATTGATTCGGCAGTCCGAATTGGAAGAGGAACGGCGTTTCTTCATTAGCTCGATTGCACATGACTTAAGGACACCTTTATTTGCGCTGCGCGGGTTCTTAACGCGACTAGAGCGCGGTCTGATAAGTCAACCCGAGAAAGCACTGCGATATGCCGCAATCTGCAGCAAAAAAGCTGATCATTTGGAACGTCTCGTATCTGATCTTTTCGCTTACAGCCAGCTCACCTCCTTGAATCTGATTCAGCGGTTTGAGCCACTGGTGATCGACGCACTATTCGATGACATTGTGGCGGAATATCGACCGGCAGCCAAAGAAAGAGAGATCAAAATGGTCTGCGACCTGTCAGCTAAGGGGGGATTCGTCCACGGCGACGCGCATATGCTGCATCGAGCGATCGGGAACTTGATCGATAATGCTCTTCGGTATACCCCATGTAACGGCACCATTACTGTCTGTCTATACGTCGATGAAACTCGAATTCATTTCACGGTTGAAGACACAGGACCCGGGATCCCGGACGGCGTCCTGCCACATATCTTTGAAGCCTTCTATCGAGGAGAAGAATCGAGAAATCCGGCATACGGCGGCACAGGGCTTGGACTTACCATCGCGCAACGGATTCTAAGAGCACACCATGGCGATCTCTCTGCTCGGAATCGGAGCCTGACAGGCGGCGGAATATTCAGCGGGTGGCTGCCTCTAAATACTCAACCGCCGATCGAATCGGATTGA
- a CDS encoding aldo/keto reductase family protein, with amino-acid sequence MKYRRLGGSGLKVSEISLGSWLTYGGYVERENAVKSIQTAYELGINFFDTANVYENGAAETLVGNVLKDYPRESYVLATKAFWPMGDGPNDRGLSRKHITEQAHASLKRLGQEYIDIFYCHRHDPETPLHETLRAIDDLIRQGKVLYAGVSEWQASQIAEALGVADRYLLDRIIVNQPIYNMFDRYIEKEIIPLSERSGIGQVVFCPLAQGLLTGKYTSVGGIPEDSRAAHLEWVRQGITDEKIAKVQQLAAIASELQITVGNLALAWILRQDNVSSALVGASRPQQITENAQASGIELSEDVLNRIEEILQ; translated from the coding sequence ATGAAATACAGAAGACTTGGCGGAAGCGGACTTAAGGTCAGCGAGATCAGCTTGGGCAGCTGGTTAACCTATGGAGGGTATGTGGAACGTGAAAATGCGGTGAAATCGATTCAAACCGCTTATGAATTGGGGATTAATTTCTTCGATACGGCGAATGTCTATGAGAATGGTGCTGCAGAAACGTTGGTCGGCAACGTGCTAAAAGACTACCCGCGCGAATCCTACGTATTGGCGACGAAAGCCTTCTGGCCGATGGGAGACGGTCCGAATGACCGAGGCCTGTCGCGCAAACATATTACCGAGCAAGCCCACGCCAGCTTGAAGCGACTCGGTCAGGAGTATATCGACATCTTCTATTGTCATCGGCATGACCCGGAGACGCCGCTGCATGAGACGCTCCGTGCTATCGATGATCTGATTCGCCAAGGCAAGGTGCTGTATGCCGGCGTCAGTGAATGGCAAGCCTCTCAAATTGCGGAAGCGCTAGGCGTTGCGGATCGTTATTTGCTAGACCGTATCATCGTGAATCAACCGATTTATAACATGTTCGATCGCTACATCGAAAAAGAAATCATCCCCCTTAGCGAACGTTCCGGCATCGGTCAGGTCGTATTCTGCCCACTAGCGCAAGGTTTGCTAACAGGAAAATATACGTCCGTGGGCGGTATCCCGGAAGACAGCCGTGCTGCCCATTTGGAATGGGTTCGCCAAGGGATCACGGATGAGAAAATTGCCAAGGTGCAGCAGCTTGCAGCCATTGCTTCTGAACTCCAGATCACGGTTGGAAACTTAGCGTTGGCATGGATTCTGCGCCAAGACAATGTATCCAGCGCGCTGGTCGGGGCCAGTCGTCCGCAACAAATCACGGAAAATGCGCAAGCCTCAGGCATCGAGCTCAGTGAAGACGTTCTGAATCGGATTGAAGAAATTCTGCAATAG
- a CDS encoding alpha/beta hydrolase family protein: MRTMEFIVIIVHFLILVRLLFFRRGGSPGNVMLIGVAAVITALQIGLEGYRSQMIPAYLMFVWILLQVVIDPSKYTVSASAVSRICKGGVLGLYMFVAIALPILMPVFSLDKPSGPYAVGTMTFHFTDDKRQEEYAKDPSIRRELMVQLWYPAKTGSDEPTAPYTATPQEIAIGLGTSISIPAIALEQLGQVKTHSHLEALLPDQEQAWPLLVFSHGMDRFRNSNTFQVEELASHGYIVAAIDHTYDAAATVFPDGRVTYSRSQLDDGIPALDARMPVWVSDVKFVLDQLERLNRGIPDSRFQGAIDMSRIGMFGHSYGGAAAMQMLLQDDRVKAGIDMDGGLYGIRAPEQGIGKPFMLMNAQDTEIHYQQAVKNPSDMSLDTYEGIWQELLHRRQLALAGGGYSVTIPHTDHMSYTDFPLYSPLFIGKEADIRYTHRIICDVSLSFFDKYVKGDDTIVLDDIGARYPDIELIKS; encoded by the coding sequence ATGCGGACGATGGAGTTTATCGTTATCATCGTTCATTTTTTAATTTTAGTCCGATTGCTATTTTTTCGGAGGGGAGGGTCTCCAGGCAATGTCATGCTCATCGGCGTTGCTGCAGTGATAACAGCGCTGCAAATCGGACTGGAAGGTTATCGATCACAAATGATTCCCGCATATTTGATGTTCGTATGGATCCTGTTGCAAGTTGTTATCGATCCCAGTAAATATACGGTGTCCGCTTCTGCGGTGTCTCGAATTTGCAAGGGAGGGGTGCTCGGATTATATATGTTCGTGGCGATTGCGCTGCCGATTCTTATGCCTGTATTTTCATTGGATAAACCTTCCGGACCTTATGCTGTAGGAACGATGACTTTTCACTTTACGGATGATAAGCGACAGGAGGAATATGCCAAGGATCCAAGCATACGCCGGGAATTGATGGTACAGCTCTGGTATCCCGCAAAGACCGGTAGCGATGAACCGACAGCCCCCTATACCGCAACCCCTCAAGAAATTGCGATTGGCCTAGGTACGTCGATATCCATTCCGGCTATTGCATTAGAGCAATTGGGGCAGGTCAAGACCCATTCGCATCTAGAAGCGTTACTGCCTGATCAGGAACAAGCTTGGCCATTATTAGTATTCTCGCACGGCATGGATCGATTTCGTAATAGCAATACGTTTCAGGTGGAGGAGCTCGCAAGTCACGGATATATCGTGGCGGCGATCGATCACACCTATGATGCGGCCGCTACCGTATTCCCAGACGGCCGAGTTACATATAGCAGATCTCAGCTCGATGACGGCATTCCCGCATTAGACGCACGTATGCCTGTCTGGGTAAGTGACGTGAAATTCGTGTTGGATCAATTGGAGCGACTGAACAGAGGGATACCGGACAGCCGCTTTCAAGGAGCAATCGATATGAGTCGGATTGGTATGTTCGGCCATTCTTACGGCGGGGCAGCGGCCATGCAGATGTTATTGCAGGATGACCGCGTGAAGGCGGGTATCGATATGGATGGGGGGTTATACGGAATACGTGCCCCGGAACAAGGCATCGGCAAACCTTTTATGTTAATGAATGCACAGGATACGGAAATACACTATCAGCAAGCCGTCAAGAATCCATCTGACATGTCGCTGGATACCTATGAAGGCATATGGCAAGAGTTGCTACATCGCAGACAACTTGCGTTGGCGGGGGGAGGATATTCCGTAACGATACCACACACGGACCATATGAGTTACACCGACTTCCCACTCTACTCACCATTGTTCATAGGGAAGGAAGCGGATATACGTTATACCCACCGTATCATTTGCGATGTCAGTCTATCGTTCTTCGACAAGTATGTGAAGGGGGATGACACGATTGTGTTGGACGACATCGGTGCTCGGTATCCCGATATCGAGTTGATCAAGTCCTAA
- a CDS encoding TetR/AcrR family transcriptional regulator has product MARISKNPEERKAEIMDASLELFAIKGYENTAVSDIVKKVGVAQGTFYYYFKTKEDIMVALIDRFMVIHEEHIQTIDEDVHLSWAEKVNAILFTSTLHPKVADVLHHENNAWIHQKFLVKKIHGITPYLSRILAEGTKEGSFKVEHPQETAEFLLTAVNFMLDPGIFEWEAAKLEEKKNAVKKLIKKLVG; this is encoded by the coding sequence ATGGCCAGAATATCCAAAAATCCTGAAGAGCGAAAAGCAGAAATTATGGATGCCTCATTAGAACTGTTTGCCATTAAGGGTTACGAAAATACAGCAGTAAGTGATATCGTCAAAAAAGTCGGCGTGGCGCAAGGCACGTTCTATTATTATTTCAAAACGAAAGAAGACATTATGGTCGCGCTGATTGATCGATTTATGGTCATCCACGAGGAGCATATTCAAACCATTGATGAGGATGTTCATTTGTCTTGGGCCGAAAAAGTAAATGCAATATTGTTCACTTCGACACTTCATCCCAAAGTCGCGGATGTTCTTCACCACGAAAATAATGCTTGGATCCATCAAAAATTTCTCGTTAAAAAAATTCATGGCATAACGCCATATTTGTCGCGAATCTTAGCTGAGGGAACGAAAGAAGGAAGTTTTAAAGTTGAACACCCACAAGAAACGGCTGAATTTTTATTGACTGCCGTTAATTTTATGTTAGACCCTGGCATCTTCGAATGGGAGGCTGCTAAGCTGGAAGAAAAAAAGAATGCGGTGAAAAAACTAATTAAGAAATTAGTTGGATAA